The window GCTCTGTTCTAATTTAAGCTCAatgtttttgtcttctttatttatctcttctctttttacaGCTGTCTCTTAGGAAATGACCTTCTCTAAAGATGATCATTTTGTTTCCTCTCACTTTTCTCCTGCCATAAGAACCTTGCTCCCTTTACTCCATTTAGCTTCATTGTATGCCACTGTTGGCATTTCATGTCTACTTTTGTGTATACTCAAATACTCATCACTTTCATTGATCACTAGTAAAGTTTACTGAGGAGTCAATTTGATTAGTAGTCAAGAGCCTGATCTTAGAAGCCAAATAGACCTGGATTTTACTCCTCTCCCCTCTTAAATTATCTTTAGTTATAGcctgtctttttgctttttcaactgtttaaagaaaaatttcttagtTGATTATTGCTTTAAACTTAATGTCTCTGGCTTACAGACATGTGTgtctaaatattcatatttaatttctGTGATGACACCAAACCTATCCAGTAGTATCGATAATCTTCTTATACATGACCTCCATAAGGTTGTTTCAGTATTCCCACACATCTTCTCCCTGACTGGGAGGGTTGGAACCAAcctcatttctttgtgtagtgcttttaaaaataatattgttttccaCATAAGGCATATTAAGTGCTTTTGCACCAGATGTATTACATGGATGTTTTTCTTTGACTAATTTATTACCAATGATCCATAGTAATCAGATAAGACAGCAAGGTTGTCAGTAAGGAATTGGTGGAGATCATCATAGTCTAAAAAGTGATTTTTGTGACAATGACAGTTGTCTTGTTGCAGAGTGAACTTTGTTGTATATAACAGTGCTGTGCAGTATAAATATAATGTGAGCAACATAAGTAATTTTTCTAGTGGGTATGttaaaaatttgaggaaaaggaaacatttgggaacaattgtagtaaattttatttaattcagtaatccaaaatagtaatatttcaaattttgagaTACTTTTTCCCCATTAAGATTTTGGAATCTAGTGTGCATTTTATGCTTACTGCATACCTCGATTTGAACTAATTACATTTCACTTGTTCAGAAACCACATGTCGCTAGTAGCTACCATGGCAACTTGAAGTGTCAGGGGAGCAAACTCTAGAAAGTttcacagaagcattttagtGTTCCTAGGAGagtataatagaaaaatgaattgatTATCTGATAATTAGTTTCTGATAATTAGTTGAGTATtcccccaatttttaaaagttttacggTGAGCAAAAAGAGATCAATTTTtcaatgtacatattttgaaagataaatactAGTAATCTCTTAATATTAAGAAACATAACATCCCAGTTATGTCTTTTCTATCAAAAATGAACCAATTTATGATGCTTCCATTGTTagattaatgatttattttaaatcccTATCACTTAAAGAgccatttaaaagttattttagcaGTAAGTCCTTCacttaaaatatgttcaataagACTTGATTCATGTTAGGCAGTTggggataaaaatttaaaaaacttaaggCCCCTGTCTTTCAaggattcacagagttgtgctgtaaataaatgattatttaacAGAAGTTTCTTGTAAGCATATGGGTAAAAGTAATATTCAACAACTAAATGGGTATTTGGGTGTGGTAATAGGTATTCAGGAAATAATGTgcagagattttttttgagacagggtctcactctgtcccccaggctgtagtgccatggcacaaactctagtcactgcagcctccatctcctgggttcaagtggttctcctgcctcagcctcctgagtagctgggacaggcatgtgccaccacaccctgctaattttgtatttttagtagagatggggtttcaccatgttggcccggctggtctcgaactcctgacctcaagttatccatctgctttggcctcccagagtgctgggattacaggcgtgagcctctgtgcccagccatgaGCAGAGTTTTGAAGGCTGGGAGCACAGCAGAAAAAAtttcaagcagagggaacagaatgTGTAAAAGCACACAGACATGAATAGCATGTTATGTGAGGTGCATGGCAGACAACCCACCATGACCACGAAATAGTGAGTGGTTCTGAGATTCAGTTGGAAAGGGAGATAAGGACCTTTTTGCCTCATACTTGAaaattctgattttgttttaGGTGAAAAATGAGGTATTGGTGGAGTTTTAATTTATACAGAGGTTAACAATtagatttacatttttgaaagattGTTCTGGATGTGTAGAAAATGATTTAGAGAGGATGTCAGAACCATAAGTAGAGATGATTTGATGCAGAAGATACTGCAGTTAGCGAGACagagtattaggttggtgcaaaggtaattgcagtctttgccattaaaagtaatgtcaaaaactgcagttactttttcaccaacctaataTGATAGACTAAACTATAAACATATAAGGAAGAATGATGTGTAGGAAGTTTAATACATAAGAATTGGGATCTGGCTGGATGTGTTGGGTCAGGGCTGAGTTCAGAGTCAACAGTGATACTAAGGTTTCTGCCTTTATCTATTCTTGAGAAAAATGGATGAtgtttcaggtttttaaaaaagtttcacttTAGAGCAGTTGAGATTGAGTGTTTAGAACACCTGGCTATTGAGATCCAGTAAGACTTGAAGAATAAAGGTTTGGGGTTTATGAAAGAATTCTAGGGCCAATAATACAGATTTAGGAATCATGGTGGCATTTTATGGCATGAGAGTTGATGTGATCACAAAGGGAAACTACGGGGgattaggaaagaaggaaaaggatgaaATCCTAAGAAACTCCAGCATTTAGAAAGATTGTATAGGTACAAAAGCCAACAAAGGAGGATGAAATGAAAGTGGGGGAAAACTAAGGAGAAATTAGGAGAGAGTTGCCATGATAGAAACTAAGGAAAGGGGCGTTTTAATGTGGGAGTGGCTAGCAATGCAAATGCTGCAAAGTGCAAAAAAGCCAAAGACTAAATCGGGTTTCCTATGGGCATTGGCAGCCTCACTAATGTAGCTTCAGATGAGTATTAGGTGCTAAGCCAGCCTTCGTGAAGTATGTCAGAGGTCCAGCCAGCGTCCACATTTTGAAGCCTGTTTTTGTACTGCCCTCAAGCGaggaattatttttacatttttaaaagagtgtaaataaaaacaaaaggtctTTTTGTCAGAGACTGCtatggctcacaaagcctaaaatatttactacctggccctTTTCAGGAAAAGTTTGCAGACTCCagtacaaataaaagaaatatatttttactctgtttcaagatgcttgactggaaaagaaagaatgtatgAGTCAGAGAGAAATTGATAGGATTGaccaaactttcaaaaaatggaaaaaagtctgagtgcggtagctcacacctgtaatcccagcactttgggagggtgaggcaggaggattgcttgagctcgggagtttgagaccagcctgggctatgaggcaaaacaccgtctctactaaaaatataaaaattaggtgggcatggtggcacacgcctgtaatcccagctactggggaggctgaggcgtgagaatcccttgaacccgggaggcggaggttacagtaagcctagatcgcgccattgctctctagccttggtgacagagtgaaactgtctcaaaaaaaaaggaaaaaaaatggttcatATACTTTGTGATACTTGTTAAATAcaggcatatttatatatattatcaaagGTTGGTATGATAAGcttgactggaaaagaaagaacatatgaGTCAGAATAGTAGATAGGAATGATCaaaccttcaaaaaatgaaaagattcataTACTTTGTGATACTTGTTATATACAGgcatattttttatacattatctAAGATTGGTATGATTTTAGAATACATTATATTCCTTCTTATTTTGCAATATGCATAAGTTTAACTGTATATTTGGTAGGTCAGTTTatccttatattttctgttttatatggtAAAAGAACTGttagtacattttcttttaatccacATTTAGGGATGGATGATGCCCATAATTATGTGGATTTTAATGCTTTTATAACTAGAAATTaatatagaagaatatataattagtatattaagtaatgtgtttgtgtatgaatATGTAGCTTCTGTCTTTAATGTTCTTCCACATAAGACATTttccagtaattaaaaaaaagcccTTATGTGATTTGAATAGTCTGTTTATGCTTAAGAAGCATCTTAGTCTAATTGATATTAACGTTTCTTAATTTTGTCTCTTGTCtgattttgtaatttcaaaatatatttaacattcaaagaaaatgtttatgttacACTGCAAAGCATTTCTTAGTTGGTATTTTCCTTGTTTGGTTCTTTCCAGTGAGCATATATTGAGCATTAATTAGGTGTCCAGCATTATCATTGGCATTAggaatagaaaattaaagaagacctgctTATGGTCTCAAGTAGATATAGCCACAAATAATTGCAAAACTATACGATTAAATTTAATGTGGTTACATTTAGATTAAATACTCTACAGTGTTTTTATTGATACCTCTTTCTGATTAGATGACAATTCAAGGTGAATAACTTCAAATGTCTGAAAGGTTCATGATGCAAATCCTTTCAAATGATTTTACCGTATagtcagaaaaaatttaaattcttataCAACAATTTCATTGTTTTACTGTTAATTATAGCGAAGGAAGATGCAAACTGTGCAGTGTGCGACAGCCCGGGAGACCTCTCAGATCAGTTCTTTTGTATTACTTGTGGTCAGCACTATCATGGAATGTGCCTGGATATAGTGGTTACTCCATTAAAACGTGCAGGTTGGCAATGTCCTGAGTGCAAAGTGTGCCATAACTGCAAgtaagttttcatttcaattCAAAGCTGTGTATTGGGTTTAAGAGGGACCCTATTACTAGGCGCTAAAGGTTTGTGTAATATAATAGAGGTTGTTCATATTTTGGCTGTATTCATTCAGAGTGACTTcatcatacttaaaaaaattactggaTATTAacgtttatattattttgaaagaagtctaaacaaaactgattttaatcatttaaattgcTCTGGTCGTCTAAAGAGCTAATTTAAATTTActaacagtttaaaaaataagcgatattaacaatttaaaacaagCATGAGAAGAATAAAGTAGCTTGTCTTCAGGGGCACCGGGGAGGGGATGTGATAGGATTTAAACCTGTTACTACAGACGTAGAAGAATTAGAGTTGAGCCAAAACGTCAGTCATGTGTTTGAATTTCCATTCCAGGAAGGACAAtttctactattattttaatgtacatcTGCATCTCTCTAAAAGCCACCTTGAGTAGATCCTGGTCAGCATAATTCGAAAATGAAATAtgtggcatttaaaaatttgtaagggGGTTATCTTTTCCTATTGTATTTCATCTCTTGGTCATTTCTCCAGTCTTTTCTGTGATTTCCGCTTGCACCCCCATGATTCTAATGAGCATGATAATTTGGGGATGTTACCAGCATCTTCATTTACAGGCTGAGAATTTTTGTTGTAACCAGCAAGAATTATGCCCAACTGCCATGATcagtctgtttttattatttagttttataagaaataagcGTCAATATCTTAGAGTTACGTGACATAAATAGGAATATGTACCTTCGTATTTtggtaaaaattagataaaatattcagtaaacatttattcgaTACCTTGTATCTGCACTCAGTTTCTTGGGAAGGATTAAAAGAACTTGAAGGAAGAGTACTTGTCCtccaagatctttccatgtagCTGAAGAGATAAAACATGTGACTGTTTATGGAGAGGTTGAACTGAATAATAATTGGAGGCCAACTGACCCATCTTCCTGTTGACTTCTGTTTATCCCCCAGATTTCATTCAGAGATTCGTCTCTCAGGTCTTCTTGCTTTCCCCgttttttctcttcccctcctcttgaatttaaaatcatagtatctgaaagtgattaTAGTCAAAAGTCTCaacagagataacgctgtaggaCAGGGGCCCAATCTTTGGGGGCAGAAGAGTGTTTAAAGAAAGGTTCTAGGTTTTCAATtataattcttaataattatgACAAGGttcatcttttgaaataattattcagcGTTTAATTGCTTAATAGACATTCTAAGCACTTGAAACTGCattacatttaattatcacagtAAAGTTTATTATTCCCGTTTTATACCTGAAACTCAGAGAGCTTTAGTCTAAGTTGTTTAGTGACACAGCTAGAAAACAGCAGCCTGAATACAAATAGAGATCTGATGCCAAATTTGATCCTCTTTACGTTATATGACAGTCTTTTCAATTTGCTGTGCCAAGATTTGTTCTTTCCACACAGTAGCACCTAGCAGTTATACCGCCTTCctctcaaaaattatattttaaaagtaaagatcagAGGCTATTCATCTTGCCTCAACCCTTCCTCCTTTGCAGGAATCCTAAAATGGCTAGAGTAAGTTAACCACAGGTGAGCATTGAGTAAAGATCACCATTTAGGAGACAGTCCTTATAGCAGGGTTACCTCTGTTACTATCTGCAGAGACAAAACAGATACTGAGGTATTTATGAACTGTGCAGTTCCCAGGACTGATGATTTTCATGATTACTTATGTTGCAAAACATAAGTTTAAAGATAAGCCATCATTAATGCTATCTTACTTTTTAGACAATCGGGAGAAGATAGCAAGATGCTAGTGTGTGACACGTGTGACAAAGGGTATCATACTTTTTGTCTTCAACGAATTATGAAATCTGTACCAACCAATGGCTGGAAATGCAAAGTaagttgtttatttacttttttaaatcctCTGTATGTTTTATATGGAGAACAGAAAAATCGGATATCTATTCAAATCTATACATTACCATCACCTTTTTGAAAGcagctttattgacatataacTGACATACAGTAAACTGTACACtcttcaagataatgaacatagtcATCACCGTCAAAGTTTCCTGGTGCCTCTTGGCTTGCTTTGTGGCTGTTCAAACCCAAACCCTCTGTCTTCCTAGTCTGCTTTTTCACTATAGATTAGTATTCACTTcctagaatttttaataaaagcttcatatagtatatactcgtttttggtctggcttctttaactcggtgtaaTGATTTTGAAATTCATCCCTATTGCTGCACAGATCAGTAGTGATTCTTTTGTATTACTGAGTGCTGGAGATACCACAATTTGTGTATTGAATCACCTGTTGGTGAACATTTGGTTCCTTTAAAATTTTGAGCTATTATAAAAAATGCCGATGAACTCATTAACTAACTTCCTACCTCACTTGGCTTCTGCCCCTTcagggtgaggtgttcagagccGGGTTGGGGGCAGTGGGGTAGTGGAGATAGCCCTTGGAATCCAAGGTGCGGTTTAGCTTTTAAGCTTAGTCTTCCTGGGCTGCTGGTGTCACGAGGTTGAGGGATGGAGATGACCCTCAGGTGCTGCATGGGCCTGGAGCGGGTTTTCCCTGGAGCTGGAGAGGGCGTGATGGCCCGTGTGCGGGAGTGGAAGGCACAGCATTGTCATTGCCCTTCTCGGAACTGCTTTTTctagggaggaggtggagggcctGGGAAAGGAGGGTGATGTGGCCAGAACCCCAGGTCCCTGGcgtggggaggaggtgggagcagACGCAGAGAGATTCTGTACCTGCACCCTGTCCTCGCCAGTGAGGTTTGGCACCTAGAACTGCAAGCAGTATTACCAGGTTCTGCTGTGGTCTTCAGCAAGTTCTACTAGGCATCTGCCTGAGTggtgggggttgaggggaggggCTTTCTCTCCTGGGGGGAAAAAGAGCTGCTGGGTAACTGTGCTCAGCTGTGGCTACCTGGGAAGTGGGGCCTGAGGGCTGAAGGATTGTGATGAACTCTGGCCTGCTTCCTCAGGTAGTTCAGGTTCCTTCTCTTGCTGAATGACTTAtcattggaaagaaaaaactcTGCTGTTTGACTGATTTGTATATTTACACTCTTATCTTCACTCAGTTCCTCTacttgtctttttacttttaatatgaatttgaatctgtaattcattttctttcctaaggAAAAAGGACATTTAAGACTATAAGTTTACCTTAGGCTATAGCTTTGGCTGAAGCCAAGTTTATTGTATTTGTaactttatgtatgtatataccttagctaataactttatgtttttttaagttgTGCTGAAGTATGTTAAtttatgctttcatttcatttaatcagaGAATTTAATTAaggtaggttttttaaaataaatgttttgatacttgaagtattgactttttaaaggtgtagcatttgtgtttattaatttcatttagttagaTGAAGtccttttaccttattttttgaCTTGTTGATTCAACAAGTTACAACTGACCACTATTAATTGTTCCTAtcaatttatcatatttttaaacatataactTGTGGCTGTTATTTAGCAACAGTGTTAATATATTGTGCTTTTTACCAGtataaaattgttctttattctatGTAATGTGTTTTTTGTTGAGGGATCAGGAAGGGCAGGTATTTTGCATTGCCTGACACTATGGCCACGTAGGGTGTTAGTTTAACAGTTGAATGGTTATCTTTTCCCATCTTATTTTGGATTCTTTTgtgttataaaaatgtatcttttgaaaGCTTAATAGAGGTAACTGTTTGGATTGATGGTTGCAATTGAAATGCTTGGCTGTTTTGAGgcaaaatttttcttataatttctttctatttttctcttcttttacttcctgcaatgatttataattcagaatctcattttgtgaatgtaaatgattataaatattaaagatataaattttctcccattccccactgaaaatgaagtttttattCCCCTTTTCTCTGATTCGATTAACCTAGATTGTAAACCTTGTCACAATTTTCTTGCAAAAATATATTGCCTCTGTTAATTCCAACTTTACCCTCAATCTTTCGGAGTCTTGGTtgtgatcctttaaaaataattataaattttttgaaacccTACATGTCGGAAAGAGACTGTTCCTTTTAGGCTATAAGAACTTGGCACAGTATAATGTTTCAtattacaaatttttcttttttatactctgaaaacattttcttcagttttttcagtTTATGCTGTCACGAGAAAAATCTTAACTTGAAAAAATTTAAtcataatcctttttttcttcctgaaagcttTGGGAGATGTGTGAATCCccatccccgcccccaccccccacccaagcacctttttaaaaatatatgtttacttAAAAATTACCTTCTTTACACTCTCTAATAATATCTAGTAACTACTGGATAATTTTTGTCTCTTGCTCTTAATCTTCtttattatagttttcattgtcttGAGAACTGGTAGAGAATTCTGGGGGTCTTTCTCAGCTTGTTCTGTCTCCCCTTTGGTGTGCTTCTTTTCGATTTGCTCTTTGTAATCTGCTATTCTCTTTTGAGAGTGACAGAATTACATAATTTCTGGGAATACTATTGGATACTTAATCTTTTTATTCTGCTCTTTGAAGGCACTATAGTGTGGTGGTTCAAAGCTTATGCTGTGGAGTCAAACTGCAGTTTTTTCAGTTACTAAATTGATGATCTTTGGCTACCTGTTGAACTTCCCTAAGTCAGTGTATAGAAGGTTAACGGTACTTACCTCACAGGGATGTTGGATTTAATGAAGTGGTATCTATAAAGTGCACAGCACAATGCCTAACACAAAGTAAGTACAGAAACAGTTACCATAGAGTTTTTCATGGATTGAAAGGTTTGTCCTTTGAACCATTTGAAGAATGATCATCTTCCTCTGCTGTTGAATTCTTCTGTAGTTCTCTCTGTAGTCTTGAGTCataatttgctcatttgtttgcatTTAACATTTGAGTGTTTACTGTGTGCGAACATCACTGTAGTGAAGGCTGGAGATGTTGGGGCAAATCAGTGTGCCCCCACAGGGCTGTCAGTCTAGTTTGGGGCTGCTCCCTGGTGAGCTGGAGTGGGGGTGACCTTTTCAGGATCTTTATTGTAAAACAGTCATTGTCAGATgggtttctttttcctatttttatctcaAGAATGTCTGTTCGTTGGTATGTTATgcatttttagaaagtttttacttgaaaataagttaaaactctaaaagttggaaaaaatgaaaataatacgcATATCCCATTTACTTAGATTTATCAGTTGTTAGCATTTCATTATCATTGGGCATGCCCTCTCTcgctttctctgtgtgtgtgtgtgtgtgtgtgtgtgtatctgtgtgtgtctgtgtgtgtgtctttattccCCCAACCCCCTACTATTTGAGGGTTAATTACATACGTTGTGCCTTTTTACCACcatttcagtatgtatttcttaatagtaggaatattcttaaaaaaatcacaatcctATCAACTTCCTAAACTTACATCAATGTCGTATGTTTATCTAATGTACTAGCCATATTCCAGTTATGTCATTTGATCTTATGTCCTTCATAGCCTACCCCTTCCTCCAAGTAGATTCTAGGAtttagtttttgtcattggtatttttgaaGAATAGAGTTCTTCTcgatatacttctttttttcttttttcaaacagaaatttCCCCATGTTGTTTTCGATAACCCCTTATAATTAGATGAGAGGCATGCATTATTGGCCAGAATACTGCAAAGTGCTGATCCATCCTCAGGGTATCACAGCTGGAAGCACACATTATTCCACTTTCCCTCATGAGAATCATGTGGTCAGGCTGTTGCCCAATTTCTATTCCCCACTCCTTTGTATCTAATAAAGCAGTATGTGAGGATATTTtaagaccatgcaaatatcttgcTTTTCCTCAGAATTTCCTTCTAGATTTGAAAAACTTACTCCCtagcccgggtgtggtggctcacacctgtaatcccagcactttgggaggctgaagttggtggatcagttgaggtcaggagttcaagatcagcttggccaacatggtgaaaccctgtctgtactaaaaatacaaaaattagccaggcatggtagtgggtgccatgtaatcccagctactcaggatgctgagacaggagaatcgcttgaaccagggaggcagaggttgcagtgagtcgaactcatgctactacactccagcctgggtgacagagatagactctgtctcacaaaacagcaacaacaacaacagcaacaacaacaacaaacttactGCCTGATGATGCCATTTTAACATGCTTTCTTTTGGTTGCAAATGATGCATTTCCAGCTCTAGCACTCCCACCACATTTACCAGTTAGccctctgctttcttttgtaaGCAAGAACACTTCTTTCACATGTTAAACTTGCTTACTATTAATATTGGCTTATGAACTCCTATTATCTTCAATCATTTACAACTcattacctaattattttttggCTCAAATAGTCCCATACTTGCTGTCAGTTGCTCCTTTAAGCTGGCACTGGTGTTCTGCCCTGACTGCTTATTTGAACACTTCATACTTTTTGGTGTAACAAGATGTTACAAGCTCATCTTATACCTCCCGTGCCCCAGTCCTGGAATAAGTCCATTGTTAAATAAGTAACCCAGATTCCTTTAGTGGGGAATGGGTGCtgggtgtgctcattgctactggaggGTGTTTGCTTCTTCACCCTTTCAGCAGGTGGTGTCAGgaaatacatgcatgtgtatacactTACAGAagtttgtccaacccatggccggCAGGCTACATGTggtccaggatggctttgaatgtggcccaacagaaattcataacatttcttaaaacattatgaggtgtttcttttttgggggggtgtgggtgtgggtgtgggtgtgtgtgtgtgtgtagctcatcagctatcattagtattagtgtatcttgtgtgtggcccaagacgattcttctttcaatgtggtccaggaaagccaaaagattgaacacccctacatgttatgtatatacacataaatattcatatacatatacataacttagaaataatgaatttataCCAGCACCTCCAGTTCTTATCCTTCTCCATTGAGttctttgccttttcattcttgcATGTCTGTTCTTCTACAATAAAAATTCTAGGTTGTAGAACAGCACATTTATTCTGTTGCTCAATCTAAAAAGCAAGTCTGCTTCAGTTTGCTCTCAGTAATAGATTTtgttcccctttcttttcttagtgatttaattttttaaatatagaaggtATGAGTATACtttcaaaactcaaaactatatgaAGTTTTACTCAGAATTGTCACAGTCTCTTGTTTATTACTTATACCGCATTTTCCCCAgcctcttggaagtaactaacttcattgttttctgttttaaacctCCTGTTATTTTTCATCTAAGAATAAGAGGATATATTGCTCTTTCAGTGAAGGTAGCatgttgtatatgttcttttgcatGTTGCTTTTTTCGTGTAATAAAATCTGGAAATCACTTCCAGGCAAGTTAGGCAAGTTCAAGAGATCTCATTCTCCTTTTAAACAGCTGCATAGCACTCCATTGTGTATCTGTGCTATGGGTTACTCAACCAGTGGCCTGTGCTTTGGTATTTCagtagtttatgatattttgcatTATAAATGATTTTACACTCCCTggctttgtgcatgtgtgtttttgaaTTCTCAGGGACAAATCTGTAGGGTAAATTCCTAGGATTATTGCCTCAGGAGTGTACACATATGTAGGTTTGTGAGATACT of the Gorilla gorilla gorilla isolate KB3781 chromosome 14, NHGRI_mGorGor1-v2.1_pri, whole genome shotgun sequence genome contains:
- the LOC129526398 gene encoding histone-lysine N-methyltransferase 2C-like isoform X4 — encoded protein: MYHYSCAAGAGSFQDFSHIFLLCPEHIDQAPERSKEDANCAVCDSPGDLSDQFFCITCGQHYHGMCLDIVVTPLKRAGWQCPECKVCHNCKQSGEDSKMLVCDTCDKGYHTFCLQRIMKSVPTNGWKCKLQHCFVACVVVFHSIVVVYPVYGGCNVYHTPWIISEDHPILRSAALHSGGCFLSVG
- the LOC129526398 gene encoding histone-lysine N-methyltransferase 2C-like isoform X3; this translates as MYHYSCAAGAGSFQDFSHIFLLCPEHIDQAPERSKEDANCAVCDSPGDLSDQFFCITCGQHYHGMCLDIVVTPLKRAGWQCPECKVCHNCKQSGEDSKMLVCDTCDKGYHTFCLQRIMKSVPTNGWKCKLQHCFVACVVVFHSIVVVYPVYGGCNVYHTPWIISEEIGSSMLPRLALNSWDQVILLPQPSK